A region from the Nonlabens sp. YIK11 genome encodes:
- a CDS encoding alpha/beta fold hydrolase, which translates to MSKKLQYISIPDLKLRSGKVQDISVSYQVFGRELHTAPIILVNHALTGNSGIHLWWEPLVGAGKTLDTDRFTLLAFDIPGNGYDGDVDRLIYNYQEWCLADVGLAFAKAIQSLNIHTIDIGIGGSIGGALLWEMIAIEPKLFRTIIPIAADWKATDWLVACCHVQDSILNTSSAPLEVARQHAMTFYRSPQGLTSKFHRKKVAGSFAVNNWLDYHGKALDQRFSLPAYRLLNHLLASTDAAARYDNSIEEMIGRSTTSIELIAVDSDGFFVAQEDRDTFALLKESHEIRYHEIQSLHGHDAFLMEHDQVKSIVSEILRHHLKEVDAS; encoded by the coding sequence ATGTCAAAAAAGCTGCAATACATATCTATTCCAGACCTAAAGCTTAGATCAGGTAAAGTCCAGGATATTAGTGTTTCGTACCAGGTTTTTGGGCGTGAGTTGCATACCGCGCCCATTATTCTGGTCAATCACGCCTTGACGGGAAACTCCGGTATTCATCTATGGTGGGAACCTCTTGTGGGCGCTGGAAAGACGCTAGACACGGACCGTTTCACATTACTGGCTTTTGATATTCCTGGTAATGGTTATGATGGTGATGTGGATCGATTGATCTATAACTATCAAGAATGGTGTCTGGCAGATGTAGGTCTCGCTTTCGCGAAAGCGATACAAAGCTTAAACATCCATACCATCGACATAGGTATAGGTGGCAGCATAGGCGGCGCGTTATTGTGGGAAATGATCGCCATAGAACCAAAGCTATTTAGAACCATCATACCTATTGCCGCAGACTGGAAGGCAACGGACTGGCTCGTGGCTTGTTGCCACGTACAGGACTCCATTCTCAATACATCCAGTGCACCGCTGGAAGTCGCCAGACAGCACGCGATGACTTTTTATAGGTCGCCACAAGGATTGACCAGTAAATTTCACCGTAAAAAAGTGGCAGGCTCATTTGCAGTGAACAACTGGTTGGATTATCATGGAAAAGCCTTGGATCAAAGATTTAGCTTACCCGCATATCGATTATTGAATCACCTGCTAGCCAGTACAGATGCTGCTGCTCGCTATGATAATTCCATTGAAGAAATGATAGGGCGATCCACCACATCCATTGAATTGATTGCCGTAGACAGCGATGGGTTTTTTGTAGCACAGGAAGATCGCGACACGTTTGCATTACTCAAGGAGTCTCACGAAATAAGATACCATGAGATTCAAAGCTTGCACGGTCACGATGCCTTTTTAATGGAACATGACCAGGTCAAATCTATAGTTTCCGAAATCCTGAGGCACCATTTAAAGGAAGTCGATGCCAGTTAG
- a CDS encoding O-acetylhomoserine aminocarboxypropyltransferase/cysteine synthase family protein, with protein MSDQKFSTQALHTGHDVTKNGGTRAVPLYQSTAYVFNNSDHAANLFSLSEPGWIYTRLNNPTVDVLEQRLAALEGGIAAVATASGTAAISTTLLTLLRAGDHIVASNSLYGGTYNLLSVTLPRLGITTTFVNPNDDDAFAKARQENTRAIFVESLGNPKLDVLDLKKISAQAKDAKVPLIVDNTVATPYLLNPIEHGANIVIHSLTKYINGNGTALGGIIIDAGTFDWTNGKFPEFTEPSAGYHGLVYSEALEAAAFIAKVRIEGLRDLGGAISPFNAWQIIQGLETLQLRIKQHSKSALELATWLKEQDDVAWVNYPGLESSDYYDLAQEYLPKGQSGIVTFGVKGGYESAKKVVDSAKVFSLLANIGDTKSLIIHPASTTHQQLKDEDQLSTGVTKDLIRLSVGLEDLEDLKSDLLNAFKSIKSTVTA; from the coding sequence ATGTCAGATCAAAAATTTTCAACCCAAGCATTACACACCGGTCACGATGTAACAAAGAATGGAGGTACACGAGCAGTGCCATTGTATCAATCCACTGCCTATGTATTCAACAACAGCGACCACGCTGCAAACCTGTTTTCATTGTCAGAACCAGGCTGGATCTACACCAGGCTCAATAACCCAACCGTTGATGTGCTGGAACAACGCCTCGCTGCACTGGAAGGTGGCATCGCGGCAGTAGCTACAGCTTCTGGAACCGCAGCTATTTCAACTACCTTATTAACACTGCTTAGAGCTGGTGATCACATCGTTGCTAGTAACTCATTATATGGTGGTACCTACAATTTGCTTTCGGTTACCTTACCGCGCCTGGGAATCACAACTACATTTGTGAATCCTAATGATGACGACGCTTTCGCGAAAGCGAGACAAGAAAACACACGCGCCATTTTTGTAGAATCTCTAGGAAACCCTAAACTGGATGTACTCGATCTTAAAAAAATAAGCGCTCAGGCCAAGGATGCCAAAGTCCCATTAATCGTGGACAACACTGTCGCAACGCCTTATTTGTTGAATCCTATTGAGCATGGTGCTAATATCGTTATTCACTCTTTGACAAAATACATCAATGGTAACGGTACCGCTCTAGGTGGTATCATCATTGATGCAGGAACCTTTGACTGGACTAACGGTAAGTTCCCAGAATTTACAGAGCCGTCTGCCGGTTATCATGGGCTCGTTTATAGCGAGGCCCTAGAAGCTGCGGCGTTTATCGCCAAGGTAAGAATAGAAGGCCTGCGTGATCTAGGTGGCGCTATCTCACCATTCAACGCATGGCAAATCATCCAAGGATTGGAAACCTTGCAACTGCGTATCAAACAACATAGTAAAAGTGCGCTGGAACTGGCAACTTGGCTTAAAGAGCAAGACGATGTGGCTTGGGTAAATTATCCAGGACTCGAGTCCAGCGATTACTACGATCTTGCTCAAGAATACTTGCCAAAAGGTCAAAGCGGTATCGTCACATTTGGTGTTAAAGGTGGCTATGAAAGTGCCAAAAAAGTGGTGGATAGCGCCAAGGTATTCTCGTTGCTAGCTAATATAGGCGATACAAAATCTCTCATCATTCACCCAGCAAGTACTACGCACCAGCAACTTAAAGATGAAGATCAATTGAGCACTGGTGTGACTAAGGACTTGATCAGATTGTCTGTAGGACTTGAAGATCTTGAAGATTTGAAGTCTGATTTGCTTAACGCTTTCAAGAGCATCAAATCCACGGTGACGGCCTAA